Proteins from a single region of Strix aluco isolate bStrAlu1 chromosome 5, bStrAlu1.hap1, whole genome shotgun sequence:
- the LOC141923881 gene encoding uncharacterized protein LOC141923881, which translates to MAAGGARLLAAETVLRPRWSVPVLGMLFTAPTSGLCGVSLPGLVLLTARGQKGTGGALPGCGPWPGAAAAEAGEARERERRRKSRLCGQHPPPSAGRESLPLWVRKEPSSQSAAGQAASVHPGSACVTPSAGEDSQATGFSEEEEGQEEGRRKKHLTRQILPAVPRARAAFQGMVGPDDLQEFPSHLKPFCSSGVTTVTSRAVSYHRREKVAPGFKAIPSACCFTPAAALLKKRRRKLWLTKLCHNRDCSRQHHGMLIMTSTGLAVLSFSLLLAMDLQWPLIRGKRLYNSKWSYKAVLLAIGVCEGALALKRCLTHTAYISEEPQEMKYCSPAAPGEERRGIMRSGGLKGGAGQEKGALGKGASPLPGLRSHKTIAGTFGALAGTALGDLPVSRAQVSGLLPPCPTVWLPGEKGGPVRRVSGAVSVLRGKWGSPDPTPTL; encoded by the exons ATGGCGGCTGGAGGGGCGAGATTGCTGGCGGCGG AGACCGTGCTGAGGCCGCGCTGGTCTGTTCCTGTCCTGGGGATGCTGTTCACTGCACCCACCTCGGGCTtgtgtggggtgtctctgcctggcCTTGTGCTTCTCACAGCACGGGGGCAAAAAGGGACAGGCGGAGCCCTTCCCGGCTGTGGACCGTGGCCAGGAGCTGCcgcagctgaagctggagaggccagagaaagggaaagaaggagaaaatcaagGCTATGtgggcagcacccgcctcccagtgcaggaagagagagcctgcctctctgggtgaggaaggagccctcttcacagtccgcaGCAGGCCAGGCTGCCAGCGTGCACCcagggtctgcgtgcgtcaccccaagcgCA ggggaggacagccaggcgactggattttcagaagaagaagaggggcaggaggaaggaaggagaaagaagcatctgacccgtcaaattctcccggcagtgccgagagcgagagctgcg TTCCAGGgcatggttggaccagatgacctgcaagagttcccttcccacctcaaaccGTTCTGCAGTTCGGGAGTCACAACTGTCACATCCAGGGCTGTGAGCTACCACAGGCGTGAGAAAGTTGCCCCAGGCTTCAAGGCCATCCCGAGCGCCTGCTGCTTTACTCCGGCCGCAGcgctcctgaagaagaggagaag aaagctctggctgacgaagttatgccacaacagagactgcagccgtcagcaccacgggatgctgataatgaccagcacaggcctcgctgtactgtcgttttcgctgctgcttgcaatggatctgcagtggcctttgattcgcggaaaaagactctacaactcgaaatggagttataaagcag TTTTGCTCGCTATTGGTGTGTGTGAAGGTGCCTTGGCTCTAAAAAGATGCCTGACGCATACTGCTTACATCTCAGAAGAGCCACAAGAAATGAAGTACTGTAGCCCAG cagctcctggagaagaaagacgaggcatcatGAGGAGTGGCGGGCTGAAGGGAGGAGCGGGGcaagagaagggagctctgggcAAAGGGGCCTCCCCGCTACCGGGGCTGCGGTCACACAAGACCATTGCTGgcacctttggtgccctggccggcactgcactgggtgacctccctgtaagcagggctcagGTCTCTGgccttttgccaccttgccccacggtttggctgcccggagagaagggcggccctgtcaggagagtgagcggcgctgtctccgtgCTGAgagggaaatggggctctccagACCCCACGCCcaccctgtaa
- the LOC141923709 gene encoding uncharacterized protein LOC141923709: MRGGSPGTGGLAAHRAQVRGPEGHVRRLIPVLSRERGFRSALLAPRGTAGAVVFAHSAAQQLRRCWARAARHRPRYRRGPAAQDEGRFCGGFVRFPAGCPRLSRDRCARAPAVRMRGGRWPVGLRLRAICGNNGRCCCRLFPSSSVVRLRSECRGVTRGTKGDGGGERSTVRRRYPSLHRRIRDWQRWGDIRSLGRVKPHVHQLIGLVPVEPFLSCNCNSKRGFIRCESMCEVGYLHPWTLASSFNGDQALAQQMEESISERLRCHSRSQRVDVAESRAVSEKAPCGKKLEMVQ; encoded by the exons atgcGCGGTGGCAGTCCCGGGACTGGAGGACTGGCAGCTCATAGAGCGCAAGTTCGGGGGCCTGAGGGGCATGTCAGGCGGTTAATCCCGGTGCTG TCACGTGAGCGGGGCTTCCGGTCGGCCCTGTTGGCTCCCCGGGGCACGGCGGGAGCTGTAGTTTTCGCGCACTCGGCTGCCCAGCAGCTGCGTCGCTGCTgggcgcgcgcggcacggcacagacctcgctaccggcgcggccccgcggcgcaggacgaggggcggttttgtggcgggttcgtgcggtttcccgcgggctgcccgcggctctcccgggaccggtgtgcccgtgccccggcagtgcgcatgcgcggtgggAGGTGGCCGGTGGGGCTCCGGTTGCGTGCTATCTGCGGCAACAATGGCcggtgctgctgccgcctctTTCCGTCTTCCAGCGTGGTGCGGCTGCGTAGTGA GTGCAGAGGGGTGACCCGTGGGACAAAGGGTGACGGAGGAGGTGAGCGGAGCACCGTGAGAAG GCGGTATCCAAGTCTCCACAGGAGAATCCGTGActggcagaggtggg gtgacatTCGTAGCCTTGGAAGGGTGAAGCCACATG TGCATCAACTCATCGGCTTAGTGCCCGTCGAGCCTTTCTTGTCTTGCAATTGTAACTCGAAGCGTGGATTCATCAG gtgtGAATCAATGTGCGAAGTGGGATACCTGCACCCTTGGACTTTGGCAAG TTCTTTCAATGGTGATCAGGCCTTGGCACAGCAGATGGAAGAATCCATCTCTGAGCGGCTGAG GTGCCACTCTCGTTCCCAGAGGGTTGATGTTGCAGAGTCAAGGGCAGTTTCAGAAAAG gCACCTTGTGGCAAGAAACTAGAAATG gtacaatAG